From a region of the Bacteroidota bacterium genome:
- the manA gene encoding mannose-6-phosphate isomerase, class I gives MIYPLKNTIMHYDWGTRDGKAFIPRFLGQTAEPGKPYAELWIGAHPKSPSLALTSSGWQPLDRIIASDPARMLGAASVRRFGPGLPFLLKILSAGQALSIQTHPGKADAERLHATDPAHYPDDNHKPEIAIALDRLEALAGFRPAQEIAEWMTRLPELRSFAGSAVIEQLIRHPGNETVFELYSLLMKQSVDFGKLDLLIQALVNRFRALPDPAPEQVQFLRQHALYGTDIGLLSFFFFNLLVLQPGEAIFTGAGIPHAYLEGTIIECMANSDNVVRAGLTPKFKDVDTLLDILITDCNPFPVMNGTPTGPDRVYRPPVPEFEIIRCHDSSGATRVVESENLARILLVLSGELTAEADGQSVTLKQGESCFIPAATGTNTLRTRLKTDWIVTQAQLTEE, from the coding sequence ATGATTTATCCGCTTAAAAATACCATCATGCATTATGACTGGGGAACCCGGGACGGGAAGGCGTTTATTCCCCGTTTTCTCGGTCAGACGGCTGAACCCGGGAAACCCTACGCCGAACTCTGGATCGGTGCCCATCCGAAATCTCCTTCTCTGGCCCTGACCAGCTCCGGCTGGCAGCCACTGGATCGGATCATCGCATCGGACCCTGCCCGCATGCTGGGTGCTGCCTCGGTGCGTCGGTTCGGACCCGGCCTGCCTTTCCTGCTGAAGATTCTCTCGGCCGGGCAAGCTCTTTCCATTCAGACCCACCCGGGGAAAGCCGATGCTGAACGACTTCATGCCACCGACCCGGCTCATTATCCCGATGACAATCACAAACCAGAAATTGCCATTGCCCTCGACCGGCTGGAGGCCCTGGCCGGATTCCGTCCCGCACAGGAGATTGCGGAATGGATGACCCGGTTACCCGAGCTTCGTTCCTTCGCCGGTTCTGCCGTCATTGAGCAGCTCATCCGGCATCCCGGCAACGAAACGGTCTTTGAACTTTACAGTCTGCTGATGAAACAATCGGTGGATTTCGGGAAACTGGATCTGCTGATTCAGGCCCTGGTTAACCGGTTCCGGGCTTTACCCGATCCGGCCCCGGAACAGGTTCAGTTCCTGCGTCAGCATGCGTTGTATGGCACCGACATTGGTCTGCTTTCCTTTTTCTTTTTCAATCTGCTGGTGCTTCAGCCGGGAGAGGCCATTTTTACAGGTGCCGGAATCCCTCATGCCTATCTGGAAGGAACCATCATCGAATGCATGGCCAACTCGGATAATGTGGTCCGTGCCGGACTGACTCCCAAGTTTAAGGATGTGGATACCCTGCTTGATATTCTCATTACCGATTGCAACCCATTCCCGGTCATGAACGGAACACCGACCGGTCCGGACCGGGTGTACCGTCCGCCGGTTCCTGAATTCGAAATCATCCGGTGTCATGACTCGTCCGGCGCCACCAGAGTGGTTGAGTCTGAAAATCTGGCCCGTATTCTTTTGGTTCTGAGCGGAGAGCTCACTGCAGAGGCAGATGGTCAGTCGGTCACGCTGAAACAGGGAGAAAGCTGTTTCATTCCGGCCGCCACCGGAACTAACACGCTTCGGACCCGGTTAAAAACGGACTGGATTGTAACCCAGGCACAATTAACGGAGGAATGA
- the ptsP gene encoding phosphoenolpyruvate--protein phosphotransferase, with protein MIADKIHPTVKDQDISGEVRLKGVGAARGYAIGKAYLYKRDAIIIDQRIITETDVADEQDKYRKSVEQSNRELVKISTITHQKLGEEFSAIFDAQILMLFDPEITRLILDFISNSRMTAESATDKAYSQHIDLLKALSADHHMTQRITDLEDVKDRVIRNLQRGKLLSRVEESSIIVSDNLTPADMILFSRQNIQGIALNFGGLNSHVALIARSLNIPLVIGLHKASSAIHPGDDLIIDGTDGYLIARPSAVVMEKYHRKIEKFARFIRLFDQSAQGDSVTADGRRVTVNANIEFRDELNELDTCGAEGVGLYRTEHLFLSRGYFPSEEQQYSYYKSLFELVGHHPITIRAFDVGGDKVLESSFQEQNPFLGWRGIRILLDRPEIFRNQMRAILRASYGHRVKLMFPMIHNLGQVRLIRSHMNELMTELKRLNVPFNPIPVGIMIEIPSAAIQAPVLAREVDFFSLGTNDLTQYTLAVDRGNDIIAGLYRELEPAVLYLIYQTILAGRQAGIPVSICGELASNLLAIPLLVGMGIDEISVIIRRAPEVRYVIQNVRQSDCETLVDEVLSLTTVSDIEQHLRSWMQAHLPALGQYLS; from the coding sequence ATGATAGCCGACAAAATCCACCCGACGGTAAAAGACCAGGACATCAGCGGAGAGGTCCGGCTGAAGGGGGTGGGTGCGGCGCGCGGTTATGCCATCGGAAAAGCCTACCTGTACAAACGCGATGCCATCATCATCGATCAGCGGATCATAACCGAGACCGATGTGGCCGATGAACAGGACAAGTACCGGAAATCGGTTGAGCAGTCGAACCGGGAACTGGTGAAAATTTCAACCATCACCCACCAGAAGTTGGGTGAGGAGTTCTCGGCCATTTTCGATGCGCAGATTCTCATGCTGTTTGATCCGGAAATCACCCGGCTCATTCTCGATTTCATCAGCAACAGCCGGATGACCGCCGAATCGGCCACCGACAAAGCCTACTCCCAGCACATCGATCTGCTGAAGGCACTTTCAGCCGATCACCACATGACCCAGCGTATCACCGATCTGGAAGATGTGAAGGACCGGGTCATCCGCAATCTGCAGCGCGGAAAACTCCTCAGCCGGGTGGAAGAGTCGAGTATCATTGTCTCGGATAATCTCACCCCTGCCGACATGATTCTGTTTTCACGGCAGAACATACAGGGAATTGCCCTGAATTTTGGCGGATTGAATTCCCACGTGGCCCTGATTGCCCGGAGTCTGAACATTCCGCTGGTGATCGGACTTCATAAAGCCTCCTCGGCCATCCATCCCGGTGATGACCTGATTATTGACGGAACCGATGGATACCTGATCGCACGGCCATCGGCGGTGGTGATGGAAAAGTATCACCGGAAAATTGAAAAGTTTGCCCGGTTCATCCGTCTGTTCGATCAGAGCGCACAGGGTGACTCGGTGACCGCCGACGGCCGGCGCGTGACCGTCAACGCCAACATTGAATTCAGGGACGAGCTGAACGAGCTGGATACCTGTGGTGCCGAAGGTGTGGGTCTGTACCGGACTGAGCACCTGTTCCTGAGCCGCGGATATTTCCCAAGCGAGGAGCAGCAATATTCCTATTACAAATCACTGTTCGAACTGGTGGGTCATCATCCCATCACCATCCGGGCGTTCGATGTGGGTGGTGACAAGGTGCTCGAATCTTCCTTCCAGGAACAGAATCCCTTTCTGGGCTGGCGGGGAATCAGGATTCTGCTCGATCGTCCCGAAATCTTCCGGAACCAGATGCGGGCTATTCTGCGGGCTTCCTACGGCCATCGCGTGAAACTCATGTTTCCCATGATTCACAATCTCGGTCAGGTCCGGCTGATCAGAAGTCACATGAATGAGCTGATGACCGAACTGAAGCGGTTAAATGTTCCCTTCAATCCCATTCCGGTCGGAATCATGATTGAAATCCCGAGTGCTGCCATTCAGGCACCGGTTCTGGCCCGGGAAGTGGACTTTTTCAGTCTGGGCACCAACGATCTGACACAATACACACTGGCCGTTGACCGGGGAAACGACATCATTGCCGGGTTGTACCGGGAACTGGAACCAGCGGTGCTGTATCTGATCTATCAGACCATTCTGGCCGGCCGGCAGGCTGGTATTCCGGTCTCGATCTGCGGCGAGCTGGCTTCGAATCTGCTGGCGATTCCGCTGTTGGTCGGCATGGGAATCGATGAAATTTCAGTGATCATCCGGCGGGCACCCGAAGTGAGATATGTGATTCAGAACGTTCGTCAATCGGACTGCGAAACGCTGGTTGATGAAGTGCTTTCCCTGACGACCGTTTCTGACATCGAACAGCACCTCAGATCCTGGATGCAGGCACACCTTCCGGCTCTCGGTCAATATCTGTCATGA
- a CDS encoding HPr family phosphocarrier protein, with product MIQVDVQIKNRAGLHTRPAAAIVKIASRYKCDFFIARDGMEINGKSIIGVMTLAAEQGSWLQLQFDGPDEQAAADDMKALFENGFGEL from the coding sequence ATGATTCAAGTAGATGTGCAGATTAAAAACCGTGCCGGACTACATACCCGTCCGGCTGCCGCCATTGTCAAAATTGCTTCGCGGTATAAATGTGACTTTTTTATTGCCCGGGATGGAATGGAAATCAACGGAAAATCCATCATCGGGGTGATGACACTCGCCGCCGAGCAGGGATCGTGGTTACAGCTTCAGTTTGACGGACCCGATGAACAGGCGGCCGCCGATGACATGAAAGCCCTGTTCGAGAACGGATTCGGAGAGTTGTGA
- a CDS encoding polyprenyl synthetase family protein has protein sequence MNDPAPRLKELRTAVDRYLLELDLPAAPATLYDPIRYVLHAPGKRIRPLLTLLAGRLAGAPATNLMPLAAAIEIFHNFTLVHDDIMDHAAERRGNPTVHTKWDENVAILSGDMMVGLAYRLIMNTETDHLRAVMQVFQESVDAVCEGQALDKEFENRETVSLPDYIGMIEKKTGWLISSALRVGWVAIRGNDETATELHKLAMAMGRGFQIQDDFLDLMADQASFGKRIGGDIVEGKRTYLLLLAAERATGADADLIHRIMTRQVGFDSIDLVRQTFKRLRVLEDTEKAINKCFAETADRLNHLGHLPDAALLKFQVEQVLNRTF, from the coding sequence ATGAATGATCCTGCACCCCGCCTGAAAGAACTCCGCACGGCTGTTGACCGGTATCTTCTCGAACTGGATCTGCCTGCTGCACCCGCCACTCTGTATGATCCGATACGGTATGTGCTGCATGCACCCGGTAAACGGATCCGTCCGCTGCTGACCCTGCTGGCGGGACGACTGGCCGGTGCGCCCGCCACGAACCTCATGCCGCTGGCTGCCGCTATTGAAATTTTCCACAATTTCACCCTCGTTCACGATGACATCATGGATCACGCCGCCGAGCGGAGAGGGAATCCGACCGTACATACCAAATGGGATGAAAACGTGGCCATCCTGTCGGGTGACATGATGGTCGGTCTGGCTTACCGGCTGATCATGAACACCGAGACGGACCATCTGCGTGCCGTCATGCAGGTGTTTCAGGAAAGTGTCGATGCGGTTTGTGAAGGTCAGGCGCTGGATAAGGAATTCGAAAACCGGGAGACGGTGAGTCTGCCCGACTACATCGGGATGATCGAAAAGAAAACCGGCTGGCTGATTTCCTCGGCCCTACGGGTCGGGTGGGTGGCCATCCGCGGAAATGATGAGACGGCCACCGAGCTTCATAAACTGGCCATGGCCATGGGCCGTGGTTTTCAGATACAGGATGATTTTCTCGATCTGATGGCCGATCAGGCTTCCTTCGGAAAACGCATCGGCGGTGATATTGTCGAGGGAAAACGGACCTATCTGCTGCTTCTGGCGGCCGAACGGGCCACCGGGGCCGACGCAGATCTGATCCACAGGATCATGACACGGCAGGTGGGATTCGACTCCATCGATCTGGTTCGTCAGACGTTTAAACGATTGCGAGTCCTTGAGGACACCGAAAAGGCCATCAACAAGTGTTTTGCCGAAACAGCCGACCGGTTGAACCATCTGGGTCACCTGCCCGATGCAGCCCTGCTGAAATTCCAGGTCGAACAGGTACTGAACCGGACATTCTGA
- a CDS encoding oxidoreductase gives MAREWRTAVLTHVEDSTPGNKRFFFTVKEEGTFEFKAGQFVTFDLPIDDKVRLRSYSIASAPADGNEFELIVVRVPDGKGTGYLFSDVKGSEFRFIGPYGKFLLPENTDSDLCFIGTGTGVAPLRSMIHQIMKAGLPYQSITLVFGCRTEQDILYNDEFTALARENPRFRFIPTLSRAGDHWQGERGYVHDVYLKAFADGRPAQFFICGLNKMVSQCRENLAGLGYEKPVIHFEKYD, from the coding sequence ATGGCCCGTGAATGGCGGACCGCTGTACTGACTCACGTTGAGGATTCCACCCCCGGAAATAAACGGTTTTTCTTTACCGTTAAGGAGGAGGGAACCTTTGAATTCAAAGCCGGGCAATTTGTCACCTTCGATCTTCCCATCGATGATAAAGTGCGGTTACGCAGTTACTCCATTGCTTCGGCACCGGCCGATGGAAATGAATTTGAGCTGATCGTCGTCCGGGTACCCGACGGAAAGGGAACCGGCTATCTCTTTTCGGATGTGAAGGGTTCGGAATTCAGATTCATTGGTCCGTACGGAAAATTTCTGCTTCCCGAAAATACCGACAGCGATCTGTGCTTTATCGGCACCGGAACCGGCGTCGCCCCTTTGCGCAGCATGATTCACCAGATCATGAAAGCCGGGTTGCCCTACCAATCCATCACCCTGGTGTTTGGTTGCCGGACTGAACAGGACATTCTCTATAATGATGAGTTTACAGCGCTGGCCCGCGAAAATCCGCGGTTCCGCTTCATTCCCACCCTGAGCCGGGCAGGAGACCACTGGCAGGGCGAACGGGGATATGTTCATGATGTCTATTTGAAAGCCTTTGCCGATGGCCGGCCAGCCCAGTTTTTTATCTGCGGACTGAATAAGATGGTCTCGCAATGCCGCGAAAATCTGGCCGGACTTGGTTACGAAAAACCGGTTATCCACTTTGAGAAATACGACTGA
- a CDS encoding L-serine ammonia-lyase translates to MESISAFDMIKVGIGPSSSHTMGPWLAANRFIGLLRDGGNLPRVETLRIHLFGSLAKTGRGHGTDLAVLMGLTGLDFTTVDTSTLMDRFDQQKASDTLLLAGLYPVPFRYSHDLLFHADPPAGGHANTLQFTATTRDGHTISETYYSVGGGFVVTASERNGSPSSRIRTPHPCHTGKELADTCQRLGLRVSDLTIINEQAWRSRSGIDNQARLLWKEMTDCLYRGCHASGLLPGGLNVKRRASEINQRLLEGHPYRNKTEWMERLRDQPRDFATINKWITCFALAVNEENASFGRVVTAPTNGAAGVIPAVLMYAWCFLDGVDQETVIRFILTAGEIGTLFKKNATISAAMGGCQAEIGVSSAMAAAALTDCRGGSADQVIQAAEIAMEHHLGLTCDPIGGLVQIPCIERNTMGAIKAITASTLALESDPSEAKVSLDAVIRSMWETARDMSSRYKETSEGGLAAHVPVSVPEC, encoded by the coding sequence ATGGAATCCATCAGCGCATTCGACATGATCAAGGTGGGAATAGGGCCTTCCTCCTCCCATACCATGGGGCCCTGGCTGGCAGCTAACCGTTTCATCGGGTTGTTACGGGATGGGGGAAATCTTCCCCGGGTTGAAACGCTTCGGATTCATCTGTTCGGCTCGCTGGCCAAAACCGGCCGCGGGCACGGAACCGATCTGGCCGTGCTCATGGGTCTGACGGGTCTGGATTTCACCACGGTCGATACCTCGACACTAATGGACCGGTTCGATCAGCAAAAGGCCAGCGATACACTGCTTCTGGCCGGTCTGTATCCCGTTCCATTCCGTTACAGCCACGACCTGCTGTTTCATGCCGATCCACCGGCCGGCGGACATGCAAACACCCTTCAGTTCACAGCCACCACCCGGGATGGGCACACCATTTCTGAAACGTATTACTCGGTGGGAGGCGGATTTGTGGTAACGGCTTCGGAGCGGAACGGCAGTCCTTCCTCCCGGATAAGAACTCCTCACCCCTGTCACACAGGGAAAGAGCTGGCCGACACCTGTCAACGACTTGGACTGCGGGTCTCTGATCTGACGATTATCAATGAACAGGCGTGGCGCAGCCGGTCAGGCATCGATAACCAGGCCCGTCTGCTCTGGAAGGAAATGACCGATTGCCTGTACCGTGGCTGTCATGCATCCGGACTTCTGCCCGGCGGATTGAATGTGAAACGCCGCGCCAGCGAAATCAACCAGCGCCTGCTGGAAGGACATCCCTACCGGAACAAGACAGAATGGATGGAACGGCTGCGCGATCAGCCCCGTGACTTTGCCACCATTAATAAATGGATCACCTGCTTTGCGTTGGCGGTTAATGAAGAAAATGCCTCCTTCGGCCGGGTGGTCACTGCACCAACCAACGGAGCCGCCGGCGTGATTCCGGCTGTTCTCATGTATGCCTGGTGTTTCCTGGATGGTGTCGATCAGGAAACCGTCATCCGGTTTATTCTCACGGCCGGCGAAATCGGCACCCTGTTTAAAAAGAACGCCACCATCTCGGCCGCCATGGGGGGCTGCCAGGCAGAAATCGGTGTGTCATCGGCCATGGCAGCTGCCGCGCTGACCGACTGCCGGGGCGGTTCGGCCGATCAGGTGATTCAGGCTGCGGAAATTGCCATGGAACATCATCTGGGTCTGACCTGCGATCCCATCGGCGGACTGGTTCAGATTCCCTGTATCGAACGGAACACCATGGGGGCGATCAAGGCGATCACCGCCTCCACACTGGCGCTGGAATCGGATCCGTCCGAAGCGAAAGTGTCGCTCGATGCGGTCATCCGGTCCATGTGGGAAACCGCGCGTGACATGAGTTCCCGCTACAAGGAAACCTCAGAAGGCGGGTTGGCTGCCCACGTGCCTGTATCGGTTCCCGAATGCTGA